The genomic DNA CCGAGGAACCGATCAGGCCGAGGCCGACGATGGTGACGCGGGAGAAGGGGAGCATGTCAGCCGCAGACCGAGATACCCCCGGCTCCGTTCGTGCCGAGCGAAGTCGAGGCATGGTCACCGGCGGTGACGCTTGTGGCATGTCCCTCGACTCCGCTCGGGACGAACGGGTGGGGGGAGTGAATTGGCAGGAGGTTCACGCGTCCGCGCCCACCAATGTCCGCAGCGCTGCGATCACGCCGATCGTCTCCTGCGCGGTGCCGATCGTGATGCGCAGGCCGTGCGGCAGACCCTGGCCGGGGAGCCAGCGGACGATGTAGCCGGCGTCCATCAGCCCTTGGTACGCGGCCTCGGCAGTCAGCTGGCCTTTGAACAGCACGAGCACGAAATTGGCCTGGCTGGGGATCGCGCGCAGGCCGGCGTTGCCGAGCTTGGCGATCTCTTCGGCGAACCAGGTGCGCCACTTGGCGTTGTGCGCGGCGGTTTCGGCGACGAACTCGGTATCGCCAAGCGCGGCGACAGCCGCCGCGGTGCCGGCGATGGTGATCGAGAAGGGCAGGCGGATGCGGTGCATCGCCTCGATGATCGGCGCGGCGCCATAGCCCCAGCCGATCCGCTCGGCGGCCAGACCGTACATTTTCGAAAAGGTGCGCGTGACGAGCACGTTCGACGACCGCTCGGCGAGCGCCATGCCGCCATCGTCGTTGGTCCCGTCGATATACTCCGCATACGCATGGTCGAGCACGAGCAGGATGTCGTCGCGCAAGCCTGCGTGCAGCCGCTCGATCTCGCTGCGCGGCGCATACGTGCCGGTCGGGTTGTTCGGGTTCGCGACGAAGACGACGCGCGTGCGATCAGTGACCGCAGCGAGGATCGCGTCGACGTGGGTGGCGTAATCGTGGTCGGGGGCGATCACTGGCGTCGCGCCGGTGCGGCGCGCGGCGATGTTATAGACCGCAAAGCCGTAGTTGACGTAGATCACCTCGTCGCCCGGCCCGGCAAAGGCGCCGGCGGCGAGATGCAGCACCTCGTCCGATCCGTTGCCGTAGATGATCCGCGCTGGGTCTAGGCCATGCTTCGCGGCGAGCGCGTCGCGAAGCTCGGTGGCGCCGGCGTCGGGATAGCGTTCGAGGTTCGTGGCGGCGGTGGCGAAGGCGGCGCGCGCGTGCGGGCTGGTGCCGAGCGGGTTCTCGTTCGAGGAAAGTTTGGCGACCTTGCGCCCGTCATCGGTCGTCGAGCGGCCGGGGACGTAGGGCGCGATCTCCATGATCCATGGCTTGGGGGTGGGGCCTGTCATGGGCGGGCGCATAGCGGGCGGCGGCGGGGGATGGCAATGTATCGCGCGGGGCCCAGCCGCTTCCCCCTCCGCCCGCACAATGCTAGCGGCACGCGCATGTCCGCCGACGACCAGCGTTTCGGTCTCCAGCGCCACGTCAGCCTGCCCGGCCCGCTGCCGCTCGACGGCGGGGGCAGCCTGTCGCCGGTCGAGATCGCGTACGAGACCTATGGCCGCCTTGCGCCCGATGGGGGCAATGCGGTGCTCGTCTGCCACGCGCTGACGATGGATCAGCATGTCGCGGGGGCCAATCCGCGCACCGGCAAGCCGGGCTGGTGGACGCAGATGGTGGGGCCGGGGCGGCCGGTGGATACCGATCGGTTCTTCGTGGTGTGCGCCAACGTGCTGGGCAGTTGCATGGGATCGTCAGGGCCGGCGACGATTGATCCGGCGAGCACGCGGCCGTGGGGTATGGCGTTCCCGGTGATCACGATCCGCGACATGGTGCGCGCGCAGGCGCTGCTGCTCGATCATCTCGGCGTCGGCCGGCTGAAAGCGGTGATCGGCGGATCGATGGGCGGGATGCAGGCGCTGAGCTGGCCGGCGACGTTCCCCGACCGGGTGGAGGCAGTCGTGGCGATCGCTACCGCGCCGCGGCATTCGGCGCAGAACATCGCTTTCCACGAGGTGGGGCGGCAAGCGATCATGGCCGATCCGAACTGGCGCGGGGGCGAATATTATGGGCATGACGTGCCCGCCGCCGGGCTCGCGGTGGCGCGGATGG from Sphingomonas radiodurans includes the following:
- the metX gene encoding homoserine O-acetyltransferase MetX, with translation MSADDQRFGLQRHVSLPGPLPLDGGGSLSPVEIAYETYGRLAPDGGNAVLVCHALTMDQHVAGANPRTGKPGWWTQMVGPGRPVDTDRFFVVCANVLGSCMGSSGPATIDPASTRPWGMAFPVITIRDMVRAQALLLDHLGVGRLKAVIGGSMGGMQALSWPATFPDRVEAVVAIATAPRHSAQNIAFHEVGRQAIMADPNWRGGEYYGHDVPAAGLAVARMAAHITYLSEAGLTEKFGRRLQAREAKSFGFDADFQVESYLRHQGIAFVDRFDANSYLYITRAMDYFDLAEEHGGLLANAFRQTRARFALVSFDTDWLYPTAESRSIVQALNAAGAPVSFVELTSPYGHDAFLLDSPAMNRVVAGFLGTGA
- the hisC gene encoding histidinol-phosphate transaminase; the protein is MTGPTPKPWIMEIAPYVPGRSTTDDGRKVAKLSSNENPLGTSPHARAAFATAATNLERYPDAGATELRDALAAKHGLDPARIIYGNGSDEVLHLAAGAFAGPGDEVIYVNYGFAVYNIAARRTGATPVIAPDHDYATHVDAILAAVTDRTRVVFVANPNNPTGTYAPRSEIERLHAGLRDDILLVLDHAYAEYIDGTNDDGGMALAERSSNVLVTRTFSKMYGLAAERIGWGYGAAPIIEAMHRIRLPFSITIAGTAAAVAALGDTEFVAETAAHNAKWRTWFAEEIAKLGNAGLRAIPSQANFVLVLFKGQLTAEAAYQGLMDAGYIVRWLPGQGLPHGLRITIGTAQETIGVIAALRTLVGADA